A single region of the Synergistaceae bacterium genome encodes:
- a CDS encoding LysR family transcriptional regulator — MDTKQIDYVLELAKTKNFNRAAENLFISQPALTYQIKAIEAEVGFMLFERSPRGAVLTPAGEQFCVMLKNIRDEFRLAVEQGQNFSTHYRTNITIGLPMRSAVHFLPEAIESFEQSHEGISITPHFLALYDTSSFLKGEEDILFARQNNVKNIPGIKIHPLFESRIYLITEKTDELAGKDVVHPYDLAGRVLMVGGGSPPELRAVQNRLIETVGMHYFNSNDRETTLTNIAAHKGVCLAPGFLNDHNNEFAWTPFDCPEKVKCVLCTHSDEKRECVGEFVKLLQEIYRAHQEFMF, encoded by the coding sequence ATGGACACAAAGCAGATTGATTACGTTCTGGAGCTGGCCAAGACCAAGAACTTCAACAGAGCCGCAGAAAACCTCTTTATCTCACAGCCCGCCTTGACCTACCAGATTAAGGCCATCGAGGCAGAGGTGGGCTTCATGTTGTTCGAGCGTTCACCGAGAGGAGCGGTGCTCACGCCTGCGGGGGAACAGTTCTGCGTAATGCTGAAGAACATTCGCGACGAGTTCAGGCTGGCCGTCGAGCAGGGACAGAACTTCAGCACGCACTACCGCACCAACATAACGATAGGCCTTCCGATGAGGAGCGCAGTACACTTTCTGCCTGAGGCTATCGAGAGCTTCGAGCAGTCCCACGAAGGAATATCAATCACTCCGCACTTCCTTGCGCTGTACGACACGTCATCATTCCTGAAGGGCGAGGAGGACATACTCTTTGCGCGCCAGAACAACGTCAAGAACATTCCCGGCATAAAGATTCACCCGCTGTTCGAGAGCAGAATATACCTCATCACCGAGAAGACTGACGAACTCGCTGGGAAAGACGTTGTGCATCCTTACGACTTGGCCGGAAGAGTTCTGATGGTAGGAGGAGGCTCGCCGCCGGAACTCCGTGCCGTGCAGAACAGGCTGATTGAGACGGTAGGGATGCACTACTTCAACAGCAACGACCGCGAGACAACATTAACGAACATTGCCGCACATAAGGGCGTGTGTCTTGCGCCGGGCTTCCTGAATGACCACAACAATGAATTCGCGTGGACACCCTTTGACTGCCCGGAAAAGGTGAAGTGCGTGCTGTGTACTCACTCTGACGAAAAGAGGGAGTGCGTAGGGGAGTTTGTCAAGCTGCTGCAAGAAATATACCGAGCACACCAAGAGTTCATGTTCTAA
- a CDS encoding alpha/beta fold hydrolase: MKKLLLCVLAVLLPVAAFAEPIVIQEQGSFTAGGKVAVNSGEFVFADLWSPSGQTAYGDHAYVWYQIPEKAKKLPMVFLHGGGQSKKTWETTPDGREGFQNIFLRRGFSTYLVDQPRRGEAGFSTVSGEAIPPAYYDRTMFTLFRLGRWPEFYDDTQFPKDSASLEQFYRQGTPNTAPLDFDVVADAMAAVLAKTGPAILVTHSQGGGAGWMTALRTENIKAIAAYEPGGSPRLFPEGEVPEPIATSFGIIEGTAIPLEKFRKFTKFPIIIFYGDHIATEPTDNYGSDQWRAELAMGRKFAELVNKYGGDCTVIHLPELGIKGNTHFMFSDLNNIELADLLSKWLAEKGLDE, from the coding sequence ATGAAGAAGTTATTGTTGTGTGTGCTTGCCGTGCTGCTGCCGGTGGCGGCGTTCGCTGAACCGATAGTGATTCAGGAGCAGGGAAGTTTCACTGCGGGCGGAAAAGTTGCTGTGAACAGCGGAGAGTTCGTGTTCGCTGACCTGTGGAGTCCGTCGGGGCAGACAGCGTACGGGGATCATGCGTATGTGTGGTATCAGATTCCCGAGAAAGCGAAGAAGCTGCCTATGGTGTTTCTTCACGGAGGCGGTCAGTCAAAGAAGACGTGGGAGACGACTCCTGACGGGCGCGAGGGCTTCCAGAATATTTTTCTGCGCAGGGGCTTCAGTACGTACCTTGTCGACCAGCCAAGACGCGGCGAAGCAGGGTTCTCGACGGTTTCGGGTGAAGCTATACCGCCCGCGTATTACGACCGCACAATGTTCACGCTGTTCCGTCTGGGAAGATGGCCGGAGTTCTACGATGATACGCAGTTCCCGAAAGATTCTGCGAGTCTCGAGCAGTTCTACCGTCAAGGGACACCGAACACCGCGCCTCTGGACTTCGACGTTGTTGCTGATGCTATGGCGGCAGTGCTCGCAAAGACGGGCCCGGCGATTCTCGTAACGCATTCTCAGGGAGGCGGAGCAGGATGGATGACTGCACTGCGGACGGAGAACATCAAGGCCATTGCTGCCTACGAGCCAGGCGGAAGTCCGAGACTGTTCCCTGAAGGTGAAGTGCCAGAGCCTATCGCTACGTCGTTCGGCATCATCGAGGGGACTGCGATTCCTCTTGAGAAGTTCAGGAAGTTCACGAAGTTTCCCATCATAATCTTCTACGGCGACCACATTGCGACAGAGCCTACGGACAATTACGGTTCTGACCAGTGGAGGGCTGAGCTTGCGATGGGCAGGAAGTTCGCGGAGCTCGTCAACAAGTACGGCGGGGACTGCACAGTGATTCACCTGCCGGAACTGGGCATCAAGGGCAACACGCATTTCATGTTCTCTGACCTCAACAACATAGAGCTTGCTGACCTGCTGTCGAAATGGCTTGCAGAGAAGGGACTTGACGAATGA
- a CDS encoding aldo/keto reductase has translation MKYVKLGNSGVDVSRICLGMMSFGKPGTENGVFPWALPFEDAKPLFRKAVELGINFFDTANVYQLGSSEEITGKLIREFGLNRDEIVVATKVNFEMRAGRPNGAGSSRKNIMAEIDHSLQRLGLDYVDLYQIHRLDAFTPMEEIMEALHDVVKSGKARYIGACTMDAWQFERLQNIAERHNWTKFITMQNQYNLIYREEEHEMMPLCLDRKVGVNPWSPLAGGRCAHSWGTQTARTKIDAVSPMVWTDKTAEQDKAVVDNLEKVAKEHGRTMAQEALAWMLSKPFICSPVVGTTSVKHVEEAASAVDITLSAEEIAALEAPYVAHTKQHAF, from the coding sequence ATGAAGTATGTGAAACTCGGAAACAGCGGCGTAGATGTCTCGCGCATATGTCTCGGAATGATGAGCTTCGGCAAGCCCGGCACAGAAAACGGAGTCTTTCCTTGGGCATTGCCCTTTGAGGACGCAAAACCCCTCTTCAGGAAGGCCGTAGAGCTCGGCATAAACTTTTTCGACACAGCCAACGTCTACCAGCTCGGCAGCAGCGAGGAAATCACCGGCAAGCTCATCCGTGAGTTCGGCCTCAACCGTGATGAAATCGTCGTCGCGACAAAAGTCAACTTCGAGATGAGGGCAGGCCGTCCCAACGGAGCAGGTTCTTCCCGCAAGAACATAATGGCCGAGATTGACCACAGCCTCCAGCGTCTTGGACTGGATTACGTTGACCTGTACCAGATTCACAGGCTCGATGCCTTCACGCCGATGGAGGAGATCATGGAGGCACTTCATGACGTGGTGAAGTCCGGCAAAGCCCGCTACATCGGAGCGTGTACAATGGACGCGTGGCAGTTCGAGCGTCTGCAGAACATCGCCGAGCGTCATAACTGGACGAAGTTCATCACGATGCAGAACCAGTACAACCTGATTTACCGCGAGGAAGAACACGAGATGATGCCTCTGTGCCTCGACAGGAAGGTCGGCGTGAACCCGTGGAGTCCTCTTGCCGGAGGAAGGTGCGCTCATTCGTGGGGAACTCAGACGGCACGCACGAAGATTGACGCGGTTTCGCCGATGGTCTGGACGGACAAGACCGCAGAGCAGGATAAAGCCGTTGTCGACAACCTCGAGAAGGTCGCGAAGGAGCACGGACGCACAATGGCTCAGGAAGCCTTAGCGTGGATGCTCAGCAAGCCGTTCATCTGCTCGCCCGTCGTCGGCACAACCAGCGTAAAGCACGTCGAGGAAGCCGCCAGCGCAGTAGATATTACCCTCAGCGCGGAGGAGATTGCGGCACTCGAAGCACCGTACGTCGCGCACACAAAGCAGCACGCGTTCTAG
- a CDS encoding SDR family oxidoreductase, which produces MNKEVAVLLGTGSIGQAIARRVGAGKHVVLADLKKENADKAAKILEDAGFETSTIAVNLGSRDDILALVEHAQTFGAVKHLINAAGVSPSQASVQDILKVDLYGTAVLLEEFGKVIAEGGSGVVISSQSGHRLGALSEEQNAQLATSPVDELMTLPFIAAITDTLKAYQYSKRCNVLRVMYEASRWSKRGATINSISPGIIITPLANDELHGPRGEGYRKMLRLCPAGRAGTPDEVGDLAAFLMSEKGRWITGSDFLIDGGTTASYWYGDLQYLKATH; this is translated from the coding sequence ATGAACAAAGAAGTAGCTGTATTGTTAGGGACAGGTTCGATAGGGCAGGCAATAGCCCGTCGTGTCGGAGCAGGGAAACATGTAGTACTTGCTGACCTCAAGAAGGAGAACGCGGACAAAGCGGCCAAGATTCTCGAGGATGCAGGTTTCGAGACAAGCACAATAGCCGTGAATCTCGGCTCGCGTGATGACATCCTCGCACTCGTTGAACACGCGCAGACCTTCGGGGCGGTGAAGCACCTCATCAATGCCGCAGGTGTCTCACCCTCTCAGGCCTCAGTTCAGGACATCCTGAAGGTAGACTTGTACGGGACGGCAGTACTGCTCGAGGAGTTCGGGAAAGTTATTGCGGAGGGCGGCTCTGGTGTCGTAATCTCCTCTCAGTCAGGCCACAGGTTAGGCGCGCTCTCTGAGGAGCAGAACGCACAGCTCGCGACTTCGCCGGTCGATGAGCTGATGACTCTGCCATTCATTGCGGCGATAACCGACACCCTCAAGGCCTACCAGTACTCCAAACGCTGCAACGTACTGCGCGTGATGTACGAGGCTTCGAGGTGGTCAAAGCGTGGCGCAACGATTAACTCCATCAGTCCCGGGATAATCATTACACCTCTCGCGAACGACGAGCTTCACGGTCCGCGCGGCGAGGGCTACAGGAAGATGCTGAGGCTTTGCCCGGCGGGAAGGGCTGGTACACCTGACGAGGTCGGGGACTTGGCCGCGTTCCTGATGAGCGAGAAAGGACGCTGGATTACGGGAAGCGATTTCCTGATTGACGGCGGAACAACAGCCTCGTACTGGTACGGAGATCTGCAGTACCTCAAGGCTACACATTAA
- a CDS encoding septum formation initiator, with translation MLFLKRLLWLVLGVVLLAITVGYYRFELERIAQIREAIVKSEAILAEKREAVREYKEKVAFYKTEEGVAHLAREQYNLVGEGERVLLLKSPDVEEAEPETEAPPEPEEQE, from the coding sequence ATGCTCTTCCTGAAGCGGCTGCTGTGGCTGGTGCTGGGCGTTGTGCTTCTGGCGATAACTGTGGGGTACTACAGGTTTGAGCTTGAGAGGATTGCGCAGATTCGGGAGGCCATAGTGAAGAGCGAGGCGATACTTGCAGAGAAGCGCGAAGCAGTCCGCGAGTACAAGGAGAAGGTAGCGTTCTACAAGACCGAAGAGGGTGTGGCACACTTGGCGCGGGAACAGTATAACCTTGTGGGTGAAGGAGAGAGGGTGTTGCTGCTGAAGAGTCCTGATGTCGAGGAAGCAGAGCCTGAAACAGAAGCTCCTCCCGAGCCGGAAGAGCAGGAATGA
- a CDS encoding arginine--tRNA ligase — protein sequence MNGENTAVAKLNEALTNAVKALGVEDVQAEWERPKHEGHGDRAASVALKLARPLKSKPRDIAERLAESIKGEEVITDTEIAGPGFINITLSGKFYADAVSDVLRQGTNYGAVNLGQDRRVQVEFVSANPTGPLHIGHGRGAAVGDAVARILKFTGWDVQREYYMNDSGLQIDTLGRSTMARYFELLGEGDIFPENGYRGAYIYDIAREIIAKEGDRFLDEPDEERLDYFRKYASSVIMAGIREDLERFRVGFDNFFAEGYLHANGLVKGAMEELKAGGYAYEQDGALWFRTGDTVGDDKDRVLIRANGIPTYYASDIAYHRDKFITREFERVIDVWGADHHGYIARMKAAVKAMGKDPDDFIVLLIQLVNLLRDGKIVTMSTRAGEFITLADVLDEAGVDATRFFFLMRRSDSQMDFDLDLAKKQGSDNPVYYVQYAHARIAGILREYASRGGDLSTLDAGNIPAEIFASKDAKDLADCLASYPDAVKEASNDLAPQALTGYVLNLAGVFHSFYNTNRILDEPDENIRAGRLNIARAVKAVIASCLELLGVSAPERM from the coding sequence ATGAACGGAGAAAATACAGCAGTCGCAAAACTTAATGAGGCACTCACTAACGCAGTCAAGGCACTCGGCGTTGAGGATGTCCAAGCGGAATGGGAGCGTCCCAAGCACGAAGGGCACGGGGACAGGGCAGCAAGCGTTGCACTGAAGCTCGCTCGTCCGCTGAAGTCCAAACCGCGCGACATTGCGGAGAGGCTTGCGGAGAGCATAAAGGGTGAAGAAGTCATTACTGACACCGAGATAGCCGGGCCGGGCTTCATCAACATTACGCTGTCGGGAAAGTTCTACGCTGATGCGGTGAGCGACGTACTCAGGCAGGGCACGAATTACGGAGCAGTGAATCTCGGCCAAGACAGGCGGGTACAGGTTGAGTTTGTGAGCGCGAATCCTACCGGGCCTCTGCACATCGGGCACGGAAGAGGAGCGGCAGTAGGTGATGCCGTTGCACGAATCCTGAAGTTCACGGGCTGGGACGTTCAGCGGGAGTACTACATGAATGATTCGGGCCTGCAGATTGACACGCTCGGACGCTCTACAATGGCGAGATACTTCGAGCTTCTGGGTGAAGGTGATATTTTCCCCGAGAACGGCTATAGGGGAGCATACATCTACGACATTGCGAGGGAGATTATCGCGAAAGAAGGAGATCGTTTTCTCGACGAACCTGACGAGGAGAGGCTGGATTACTTCAGGAAATACGCATCATCCGTAATCATGGCGGGAATACGTGAAGACCTCGAGAGATTCCGCGTTGGCTTCGACAACTTTTTTGCGGAGGGTTACCTTCACGCCAACGGCCTCGTCAAGGGAGCGATGGAGGAGCTCAAGGCCGGAGGATACGCTTACGAGCAGGACGGGGCGTTGTGGTTCAGGACGGGCGACACTGTCGGCGACGACAAAGACCGCGTATTAATCCGCGCAAACGGAATCCCGACGTACTACGCGTCTGACATTGCGTACCACAGGGACAAATTCATCACGAGAGAGTTCGAGAGAGTGATTGACGTTTGGGGGGCAGACCATCACGGATACATCGCCAGAATGAAGGCGGCGGTCAAGGCGATGGGCAAAGACCCTGATGACTTCATCGTGCTGCTGATTCAGCTGGTGAACCTTCTGCGCGACGGAAAGATAGTTACGATGTCGACGAGAGCCGGAGAGTTCATCACGCTTGCTGACGTTCTCGATGAAGCTGGGGTTGACGCAACAAGATTCTTCTTCCTGATGAGACGCTCGGACAGCCAGATGGATTTCGACCTTGACTTGGCCAAGAAGCAGGGCAGCGACAACCCGGTGTATTACGTACAGTACGCACACGCACGGATTGCGGGGATTCTCCGCGAGTACGCGAGCAGGGGCGGAGACCTTTCGACGCTCGATGCGGGGAACATTCCCGCTGAAATCTTCGCCTCGAAGGACGCTAAGGACTTGGCCGACTGCCTAGCATCCTATCCTGACGCGGTTAAAGAAGCCTCGAACGACCTTGCGCCTCAGGCACTCACGGGGTACGTGCTGAACTTGGCGGGAGTGTTCCACTCGTTCTACAACACGAACAGGATTCTTGACGAGCCGGACGAAAACATACGCGCCGGACGGCTGAACATTGCGCGGGCTGTCAAGGCAGTGATTGCGTCGTGCCTTGAGCTCTTGGGAGTATCCGCGCCGGAGAGAATGTAG
- the secA gene encoding preprotein translocase subunit SecA codes for MFDSVKKLLGLDPNDRALKHYSGLADIINSYTQDIHAKTDDELKARFLELKAQVQDGGSLDDVMPEVFAIVREVSERTIGLRHYDVQLIGGMALNDGRIAEMKTGEGKTLVATLAVVLNAMKGEGVHLVTVNDYLARRDSEWMGPIYSFLGLTVGVIYPYMPQDERIAAYNADITYGTNSEFGFDYLRDNMVLSPAEMVQRGHSFCIVDEVDSILIDEARTPLIISGPSDDDAELYVKADNAARTLREGTDYEADEKERSISMTEAGIQKAEDYLKMPGLFSDAAHSELAHRIVQSLKAHRLYKRDTDYVVKDGEVIIVDEFTGRLMIGRRYSDGLHQAIEAKERVKVGRESQTLATITLQNYFRMYHKLAGMTGTAATEAEEFREIYGLQVVSIPTHKTMIRTDQPDVIFATEHEKYTAVADQVEECHKRGQPVLVGTTSIENSERVSKLLKARRIPHSVLNAKYHDKEAEIVAQAGREGAVTVATNMAGRGTDIMLGGKDAPKEDHDKVASLGGLAIIGTERHESRRIDNQLRGRSGRQGDPGVSRFYLSLEDNLLRLFGSERIQPLMGKLGLKDGEAIESSVLTRIIENSQKKVEEMHFDIRKQLLAYDNVMNQQREAIYTERGDILTTPDDEMPDYGWDIIHGVVNGILDRYFPENGEAEPERAASRLRGLFGQGAEGRIASVDTRLDMEGMREEILDGVKSRYYAKIESLNANAEGNIAGTIVRHIILNTLDSAWREHLTGMDELRRGIGLRAIGQKDPLIEYQFESYNLFTEMMERVKDTFSEQIFRVRILTESERQPRRMMMEKQEFHTNAPAAPREPLKKLPKVGRNDPCPCGSGKKYKHCHGRGL; via the coding sequence ATATTTGACAGCGTAAAGAAACTGCTGGGCCTTGACCCCAACGACAGGGCACTAAAGCATTATTCAGGCCTAGCAGACATAATCAACAGCTACACGCAGGACATTCACGCCAAAACTGACGACGAACTCAAGGCACGTTTCCTCGAGCTCAAGGCGCAGGTTCAGGACGGCGGAAGCCTTGATGACGTTATGCCGGAAGTCTTCGCGATAGTCCGTGAGGTCAGCGAACGCACGATAGGCCTGAGGCATTATGATGTCCAGCTCATTGGCGGAATGGCTCTCAATGACGGCCGCATAGCAGAGATGAAGACCGGCGAAGGCAAAACCTTAGTTGCTACCCTCGCAGTCGTGCTGAACGCAATGAAGGGTGAGGGTGTGCATCTCGTTACGGTGAACGACTACCTTGCGCGCAGAGACTCCGAGTGGATGGGGCCGATCTACAGTTTTCTTGGCCTGACCGTCGGCGTGATCTATCCCTACATGCCGCAGGACGAACGCATCGCCGCCTACAATGCGGACATAACCTACGGGACAAATTCCGAGTTCGGGTTCGACTACCTGAGGGACAACATGGTTCTGAGCCCGGCCGAGATGGTGCAGAGAGGACACAGCTTCTGCATTGTCGACGAGGTTGACTCGATACTCATCGACGAGGCGCGTACTCCTCTCATAATTTCCGGGCCAAGCGACGACGACGCAGAACTTTACGTTAAGGCCGACAACGCCGCGCGTACCCTCAGGGAAGGCACGGACTACGAGGCTGACGAGAAGGAACGCAGCATCTCGATGACTGAGGCAGGAATCCAGAAGGCGGAAGACTACCTGAAGATGCCCGGCCTCTTCTCGGATGCGGCACACTCCGAACTTGCGCACAGAATCGTGCAGTCCCTCAAAGCTCACAGGCTCTACAAGCGCGACACTGATTACGTCGTGAAGGACGGAGAAGTAATCATTGTCGACGAGTTCACGGGAAGGCTGATGATAGGCCGCCGGTACTCTGACGGACTTCATCAGGCCATAGAGGCAAAGGAACGCGTCAAGGTCGGACGCGAATCGCAGACTCTCGCGACGATAACCCTGCAGAACTACTTCAGGATGTACCACAAGCTGGCTGGAATGACAGGTACTGCCGCAACGGAAGCCGAAGAGTTCAGGGAGATTTACGGGCTTCAGGTGGTGAGCATTCCGACGCACAAGACGATGATTCGCACGGATCAGCCGGACGTGATTTTTGCGACAGAGCACGAGAAGTACACAGCTGTTGCGGATCAGGTCGAGGAGTGCCACAAGAGAGGGCAGCCCGTGCTCGTCGGCACAACGTCAATTGAGAACTCCGAGCGCGTCAGCAAGCTCCTCAAAGCGAGAAGGATTCCTCACAGCGTCCTCAACGCAAAGTATCACGACAAGGAAGCGGAGATTGTTGCTCAGGCAGGGCGTGAAGGAGCAGTTACCGTAGCAACGAACATGGCCGGGCGCGGAACAGACATAATGCTCGGCGGAAAAGACGCACCTAAGGAGGATCACGACAAAGTTGCTTCGCTCGGAGGGCTGGCGATTATCGGCACGGAACGCCACGAGTCCCGCCGAATCGACAACCAGCTTCGCGGAAGGAGCGGCCGTCAGGGAGACCCGGGCGTGTCGAGGTTCTACCTGTCGCTTGAGGACAACCTCTTGAGGCTGTTCGGTTCTGAGAGAATCCAGCCCCTCATGGGAAAACTTGGCCTCAAGGACGGCGAAGCTATAGAGTCTTCCGTTCTCACGCGGATAATCGAGAACTCACAGAAGAAGGTCGAGGAGATGCACTTCGACATCAGGAAACAGCTTCTCGCCTACGACAACGTCATGAACCAGCAGAGGGAAGCGATTTACACCGAACGCGGCGACATCCTCACTACACCTGACGACGAGATGCCTGACTACGGCTGGGACATAATTCACGGTGTGGTGAACGGCATACTAGATAGGTATTTTCCCGAGAACGGAGAAGCTGAACCAGAGAGAGCAGCATCAAGACTGCGCGGTCTGTTCGGTCAGGGTGCAGAAGGCAGAATCGCGAGCGTAGATACCCGCCTCGACATGGAGGGCATGAGGGAAGAGATACTTGACGGCGTGAAGTCCCGTTACTACGCGAAGATTGAGTCTCTCAACGCAAACGCTGAGGGCAATATTGCTGGTACAATCGTGCGGCACATAATACTGAACACGCTCGACTCTGCGTGGCGCGAACACCTCACCGGCATGGACGAACTCCGCAGAGGCATCGGCCTCCGTGCAATCGGCCAGAAAGATCCGCTCATCGAGTACCAGTTCGAGAGTTACAACCTGTTCACCGAGATGATGGAGAGGGTGAAGGATACTTTCAGCGAGCAGATATTCAGGGTTAGGATTCTGACGGAGAGCGAACGCCAGCCCAGACGCATGATGATGGAGAAGCAGGAGTTCCACACGAACGCACCCGCCGCACCGCGCGAGCCGCTGAAGAAGCTGCCAAAAGTCGGACGCAATGACCCGTGCCCGTGCGGATCGGGCAAGAAGTACAAGCACTGTCATGGAAGGGGGCTGTAA
- a CDS encoding heat-shock protein Hsp90 has product MTKQEILAKVNELIAAPMCNPELKAAAEAYLKAQDKKSADALVKMLEATVSSVDETIAFAESEAGAKVFGAEAAKGLAAAAKKAKAEGGKYCICPACQAGGAIWESREALA; this is encoded by the coding sequence ATGACGAAACAGGAAATTCTCGCGAAGGTCAATGAGCTTATTGCTGCTCCTATGTGCAACCCCGAACTCAAAGCGGCGGCTGAAGCGTACCTGAAGGCTCAGGACAAGAAGAGTGCTGATGCTCTGGTGAAGATGCTCGAGGCTACAGTCAGCAGTGTAGACGAGACGATTGCGTTTGCGGAGTCGGAGGCAGGAGCAAAGGTCTTCGGAGCAGAAGCGGCGAAGGGTCTTGCGGCGGCGGCCAAGAAGGCGAAAGCTGAGGGCGGGAAGTACTGCATATGTCCTGCGTGTCAGGCAGGCGGAGCAATCTGGGAGAGCAGGGAAGCATTAGCGTAA
- a CDS encoding Gfo/Idh/MocA family oxidoreductase: MTARIGVIGVGHLGQHHARIYTELLDANLVGVADSDFDRARFIGEHLGVPAYGSLEELIRRKQPDAISVVVPTSQHYDIAKTALEAGIHVLVEKPVTVRPEEAGELLDLAAKKNLVLQVGHIERFNSAIRYISGIKCEPVYLDSRRTCPFTGRINDVGVVLDLMIHDIDIVMSLVNSPIARIAATGACVFTDYEDIADAQITFENGVLAHILVSRCAEKKCRQLEIVERERQITINYEQQTVQISRCVNNSDGQVEIRETPVFPKSEPLKLELADFVRCVRDHGRPVVGGSEGKRALEVAVEILRQIHDGGIRSVRKAC; this comes from the coding sequence ATGACAGCAAGAATCGGAGTTATAGGAGTAGGGCATCTCGGACAGCATCACGCAAGGATATACACGGAGCTTCTTGATGCAAACCTTGTCGGAGTAGCAGACAGCGATTTTGACCGCGCGCGCTTTATCGGCGAGCATCTCGGAGTTCCTGCGTACGGTTCTCTTGAGGAGCTTATCAGGCGCAAGCAGCCCGACGCAATCTCCGTTGTCGTCCCGACGAGCCAGCACTATGACATCGCCAAGACTGCCCTCGAGGCCGGAATACACGTCCTCGTAGAGAAGCCAGTAACCGTCCGCCCGGAAGAAGCAGGTGAACTCCTTGACCTCGCCGCGAAGAAGAACCTCGTGCTTCAGGTCGGGCACATCGAACGCTTCAACAGTGCGATACGCTACATCTCCGGCATAAAGTGCGAGCCGGTGTATCTGGATTCGCGCCGTACATGCCCCTTCACGGGAAGAATCAATGACGTAGGCGTTGTGCTTGACCTGATGATTCACGACATCGATATCGTTATGTCTCTGGTGAACTCTCCTATAGCCCGCATCGCCGCGACGGGCGCATGTGTCTTCACGGACTATGAGGACATTGCCGACGCTCAGATAACCTTCGAGAACGGAGTACTCGCACACATTCTTGTGAGCCGCTGCGCAGAGAAGAAGTGCCGCCAGCTTGAGATAGTTGAGCGTGAACGTCAGATTACCATCAACTACGAACAGCAGACCGTGCAGATTTCTCGTTGCGTGAACAATTCTGACGGGCAGGTAGAGATTCGCGAGACCCCTGTCTTCCCGAAGAGCGAGCCGCTGAAGCTGGAGCTTGCGGATTTCGTGAGGTGCGTACGGGATCACGGCCGTCCTGTCGTAGGAGGAAGCGAGGGCAAGAGGGCACTTGAAGTTGCAGTAGAGATTCTGAGGCAGATTCACGACGGAGGCATAAGGAGTGTCAGGAAGGCCTGCTAG
- a CDS encoding LysR family transcriptional regulator, which translates to MDFRELSYITAIAKHQNITKAAEALYISQPGLSKFLAGLEEELGLKLFDRLDRKYVPTYAGERYLEYARAILDTKASLDSELDDIIKRDIGVLNIGLPNMRCAYVLPKTLPEFNAKYPNVKVNIFEGTSAAIDKRLLDGETDLAFYSKPHESNPHLTYETLAREELKVCTCRNHPVKASSEDGHIELSALRDERLILLSPEQRTGQISRHHLKLAGIPLTNSITTNNMPAVMSLTEQGWGVSFIFESHLRWHSPAPEIDTYSFGDGKVMSDFVAAYRKGSYVSSYAREFIRIAAKLYS; encoded by the coding sequence ATGGACTTTAGGGAACTGTCATACATAACAGCAATAGCGAAGCACCAGAACATCACGAAAGCGGCGGAGGCACTCTACATCAGCCAGCCGGGGCTGAGCAAGTTTCTCGCCGGTCTAGAGGAGGAACTTGGCCTGAAGCTCTTTGACAGGCTGGACAGGAAGTACGTCCCAACTTACGCCGGAGAACGTTACCTCGAGTACGCGCGGGCAATACTCGACACGAAAGCCAGTCTCGACTCCGAACTCGACGACATAATCAAGCGCGATATCGGAGTCCTGAACATCGGCCTGCCCAACATGCGGTGTGCGTACGTCCTCCCGAAAACTCTCCCCGAGTTCAATGCGAAATACCCCAACGTCAAGGTAAACATCTTCGAGGGTACAAGCGCGGCGATAGATAAACGGCTTCTTGATGGAGAGACGGACCTAGCGTTCTACAGCAAGCCCCACGAATCGAACCCGCACCTGACGTACGAGACTCTTGCCCGCGAAGAACTGAAAGTGTGTACGTGCCGCAATCATCCCGTTAAGGCCTCCTCAGAGGACGGACACATAGAGCTTTCCGCGCTCAGGGACGAACGCTTAATCCTCCTCTCGCCCGAACAGCGGACGGGGCAGATTTCCCGACACCACCTGAAACTTGCAGGGATTCCCCTCACGAACTCAATCACCACTAACAACATGCCCGCCGTAATGTCTCTGACCGAGCAGGGCTGGGGAGTGTCATTCATCTTTGAGAGCCATTTACGCTGGCACTCGCCCGCACCAGAAATCGACACGTACAGCTTCGGCGACGGAAAGGTGATGAGCGACTTTGTTGCCGCGTACAGGAAAGGAAGCTACGTGTCCTCCTATGCGCGGGAGTTCATCAGGATTGCCGCCAAACTCTACAGCTAG